The Nycticebus coucang isolate mNycCou1 chromosome 17, mNycCou1.pri, whole genome shotgun sequence nucleotide sequence CAAGATCAAAGTCAAGGTGTTGGTCAGGCTGGGCTTACCCAGAGGCTCTGTCAGGTGACTGGCAGAGTCCAACTCCTGGCAGCCACAGGCCTGAGGTCCCCAGCTCCCAGCCAACTGTCCTCAGGAGACCACCCTCTGCTCCCAGAAGTCACCCAAACACCTTCTCAACTGACCCCTCCCACACTGAAACCAGCAATGGTAATTCCAGCCTTTCTCATGCTTTCAATCATCTGACCTTGCTTTCTGCTGCCAGCTGGAGAAAACTATCTGCTATTAAGGGGCTCACAAGATCAAGCACATCGGATAATCTCTAATCTTAAGGCCAAATCTTCCAAGCTTCTGCATATCAGCACCTGTGTTAGTGTTTGATTGAATAATCTGGGGTAGTCTCAGGCCCATCTTTAGAATTCTGTCTGCCACACACATCATACTCATATCTTTCTAATTTGCTTATCTATTATAAGTtaaataaaagcatgaaaatgCATTAGCCTGCTGAGGGGATATAACACCACAGCTCATGGCAGCAGGCATTCCGGGTGGGCAGACACAGATTCTGGAATCCATCAGGAGAAATTCACAAACGTTCTGCCTTGTCTCACCCACCATGACCTCCATGACCTTGTTCAAGTCATGTCACCTGGGGCCATGTTCCCTGGTTCCCTCCTAATCCACAAGAAGGCACTTTTGAGGCACCCAGCACAGAACCTGGCGCCCAGGTGGCACTCGGCTGTTACGAGACTCACAGCCACAGTCCACATGCTGGCGAACCATCTGCATGATCTTCTTCTgaggatatttttcctttttaaataccaCCACATCCTTGTTGGGAGCATAACATGCTGTTCAGTTTGTTCTTCCTGAACTCCCAACCCCCACCTGCACCACCCATACCCATTGCTGGCCACAAGCTCAGATGTCTGATCCAGGGGTCTTCGTGCAAGCAGCCCCACCTCCACGCAGAGACTCCCTGCACTGCGGTAAAGTTTCAAACCTCAGGGAAGTACCTGAGCAGGTAGGTTCCCAAGAGCTGCAGTCTCTTTGGAGCTGTTCCTGATGTGGCCACCAGGGGGCAGGCCTTTCCTGGCAGATCTGAAAAATCCAATCCTTTGGCTTCAGATATAGGGCATGGCATTGTGCCTGGGTGGTTTGAGGTTCCCAACATGACATCTGGCTCAGAGACCTGTGCTTGTCTGTCTTGAGACACAGCAGCTATAAATCTGTTCATCGGTCTCTGAGCTACAAGATGCTACATGATGCCCATcccaaaaaaaatgtacatttttttctcttttaaatctccCAACAAATGATAACATCCTAGTTTTACAGCAAGTAGATCAAGGTGGAAAGCAGTTATGTGATTTGGTCAGAGCCAATGAGAAATATGAgatattgttttatttcagaatatttcaaacatattcaaaggaagagaaaatagtaATAATGCCCACAATATTCACCACTTAGCTTCAAACACTATCAACATTTGCCACTGTGTTTCCCTtatcctcattttttctttttttactggaGTATTTATAAGGTGAATTCCAGACATTGTGGCAATTTATTGTAAACACTTGTGTTTGCATCTCTAACAATTGGGACATTTTTACATCCACACCAACCCATTATCACTTCCTAACCAAAATATCAACAACTCCCAATTATCATCTAATACCTAGTTTACATTCAAATTTCCCCTGTGGCCtcacaaatgcatttttaaaagttggtttatcagccctactatgaaactaatttatggctttcacatgaaagctataacccagttgtaacctaagaatagggggaagggggaaaaggaggggagggtggcggagggagggggattggtgggattacacctgccatgcatcttacaagggtatatgtgaaacttagtaaatgtggaatgtaaatgtcttaacacaataactaagaaaatgccaggaaggctatgttaaccagtgtgatgaaaatgtgtcaaatggtctataaaccagtgtatggtgccccatgatcgcattaatgtacacagctatgatttaataaaaaaaaaagttggtttgtCTATCATGATCCAATTAAGTTCTGCACAGTCAATTCAATCATATCTTTAAGCTCGTTTATTCTTTAACAGTTCCATTTTTCTCTCCAGGcttgaattaattaaaaattaattattttctctccaggcttgaattaattaaaaattaattattaattaacaaACAGTATCATTTGTCCTATAAACCCTCCCACATTCTGGATTTGGCTAAGTTTGCCCCCTTCTGCAGGTGACACAGTACCTGGCAAACAGTAGGTGGTCAAGCAGCCCTACTTTAATGAATGATATTAAGGGGAGCACAGCAGAATAATAAAGGTTTGGTCCTCACAAACTCAACACAGTAGGCAGTACTCAACTTTGGAGGCCACAGGCTCCAGCCCTGGGAACCTAGTGGAAGCCACAGGATTCCAGACCTGGGATCTGGGGACAGGCTACAGTATTCAGCCCCGGGATCCAGGCAGTCAGGGTTACAGTGCAGACCCAGCAGAAGGACAGCACAAATTATATAAGAACAAGAGGCACCTCTTTTTCCAGCACTTATCCTTGTGCATATGGACATGTGCTATAGTATCACCTctattcagattttaaaaaacatctaaATTTAGAAGCCTTAATTGTGTCCCCAAGTTTACCTATATGATGTTCTTATTTGGGGGGTTTCTGTGTTTTAATTAAATTGAAGGCGATAGAAAAGTACAAAACAAACACCCACGATCTCATCATTCCGTATCAAAACTAACATTTAGTCACACTTGCTTCCTGCATCTTGTTTTACTAAAACTCACTGGTAGACCGGGCTccgtgactcaggcctgtaatcccagcaccttgagAAGCAGAGACAGGAAAATCGCTAGAGCGCAGGAGTTCAACATAGCGAGATCCCACcctctaaaaaaaatggaaaatgtatttgggcatggtggtgcacatctgtagtccagctacttgggagactgaagtaggaggatcgcCCCAGAAGATCAAggccgcagtgagctatgatagtacctctgcaatagagcaagacccgtcctctaaaaataaaaggaaataaaactcacTGGTAGAGGTGGAGAcccctgtccctcccctccttcaCAAAGGGCAGCCAGCGCCAAGGCGGTTGTTTTAACCGCTATTTTCTTGCACACCTGCGACCACCCTTTTGATCGCTTTTTGCATCAGCCTGACTTCACTGTCATTAGGCAAACAGAGCGCCGGCGCCTGGCGGAGAGCGAGGACAGCCCGGAGCTGACCGGTCACGTCTACTCTACGAGCAGTGGGAGCAGTGAGAGACCCAGAGGTCCGTGCCTGTGACTGTGAATCAGGAGACGGAAAACCGGAAACGCGAAACCCAGAGCGGAGACCACAGACAACACCGGCCCCACGTCCCTCCCCGGCGGCCCCTCGCGGCCGCCCGGGGCTCGCACGCTTCCTTCCCATTGGTTCCTGCCGACCCCGCCCCGGGCGCCCGGGGAGCGGCTCCTCCCACCGTGCAGTTCACCTTTCACCTTCTCTCCTTCTGGGGCTCCAGGACGCCTCAGACCCCGTGCCCCGTAACTATTGGTGACTACTGCCTGTTCATCACAGTAAAGCTGTTCACGGACTGGCTGCGGTGAAGTAGTGGGGCGGGGAAGAAGGGGCAGCCGTCAACGCGCATGCCCGGTGCGTGCGCAGTGACTGCCGCAGCAGTCATGGCGGCTCAGTGCGTGAGGCTAGCGCGGCGCACTCTCCCGGCTTTGACGCTGTCCCTCAGGTAAGGGGCACCTCGCTTCCCTAGGGGAGCAAGGCTCCTCGGGGTTGCCTCCGCGTCGCGCCTTTCCCAGCCCTGGGAGCCACCGTCCCGGCTTCAGGCCCCGAGTTAAGCATCCCCGGACCCTCAGCTCTCCGGTGCGGAGCATCCCGCTGGGGGCTTCAGCCCCGGAGCTGGGCATCCCTGGACCCGTGGGGCCCGGTGCGGAGCGAGGGCCACCTCGCTAGACCTGCTCCGCGCCCGCACGCGGCCCGGGAGAGGGCGAGAATCGCAGCTTGCGCCGGGAAGCGCGAGCCTCCGTGCGCGGTGGTCGGGCGGGCAGGGTGGCCGCAGCGCGGGGAGGAGCGGGAAGGACGTTGGCCCACGTGTGCGTGTGGCCGAGCGTCTGCGGCGACACCTCACACTCACGTCCGCTACCTACGTCCTCGGCACACATGCTCACGGGTACAGAGGCCGCCTCAACTAAAGTGGTAGAAGAAAATCCAGCAAGCCCGAGACTTGCCCGAGGTCACACGACGGGACAGAACCCGGCCGGGTGCGCCCCAGTTACAGTGACTGACTCATTTCCGACCTGCAACGCGCAGCTCAAGGCTGGGGCCAGAGAGGAACTccagaaagttctgttcatattCCTCCTCCAGTAACACCTTCTCTGCCGTCTGGGGTCAAAAGAGCAATAGAGCCCGCCCTGCCTTGGGCGAGAGGAGTTTATTTAGACAAGTGCACACTCTACAGCTTAGGGTCACAAGAgtcaatgattctttttttcttctaacctGTGGCTTCTGCTTTTTGAAAGTTGTACCTCTGAAGTTACCATGGCAAATATTTAGCATCTTCTCTGTCAGAGGAGTTGTTTAGGACTGAATTATTGATTAGAGAAGCTACTGGGGGCCAACATTGGGGAGAAACCGGGCGGAGTGTGGTCAGGTTCTGGTCTTTTTCCTTAAGAGGAGAATTCACTTGGATGAGGAAACCAGGCAGCCAGGTCAAAGTCACTTATAGAGGTGATTAAGGGTGAGTGCCAGCTTTGTTAAGatacattaatattaaaaaacaaaacaggcttggcgcctgtagctcaagaggctaaggcaccagccacatacaccagagttggcaggtttgaatctagcgggggcctgccaaacagcattgacaactacaaccaaaaaatggctgagtgttgtggtgggtgcctgtagtcccagctacttgggtggctgaggcaagagaattgcttgggcccaggagttggacgttgctgtgagctgtgatgcaaccgCACTCTActtacccaggacgacagcttgaggctctgtgtcaaaaaacaaaacaaaaaacaacatagGAGGTAAAAGTAGTGACCTCACTTGGAATACTTGAGTAAGAAGATTTTTGACAGAAGTCATTGGTAGTTTTGTATTTGGAATTAATTGCCAGAAAATGCTAAGTCAGCATCTCTGAAGTTGTGGTCTTTGGAAGGTGCTCAACTAGGGGGAGGCAAGAAAGCTGAATGGTAGTCATAGTTCTCACAGTAACCTTTCAGTCTGGGAGGGAAATTGAATGTAGTTTATTCGCAGATTGGACTATGGCATAATGAAAAAGGGCTCTACTGGTCCTGAAGAAGTCTGGGTTTGTGAGATTTTATACTGTCATTCACTAATGGATTTTTGACCTTGGGCTTATCACTTAACCTTTTTCATTTGGGGATCAGATTGTACGTGCCTCCCTCTTTCCTATCTCCATGCTATCACCCAAGCAGTTTCCTCTTCCTAAAGCACATCTCTCCTGTCCATACCAGACTCCACGTGTGTAACTGTTCCCTGTCCTACAGATCCTTTCCCAAAGCCAGGTATATCCTCTTATTCCACCTCCTAAAACATTTGGTTTCCTCTTTTATTACCTTTAAACCCCAAATTACAGTTCTTTGTGTGTAGTTATCTTCCCTTTTTAGCATGATGGTAAGAGCCACGTGGGCAAGGTGTCTGATCCATCCATCTTTGGCATCAGCAGAGGGCCTCAACTTCTACAAGTAGCTACTCCATTAAGTCCATGGCAAGGTCTGAGTTGACTCTATCTCTAAAGTCACTTCATATATAATCTGCCATTGTTGGATCTTTTTTTCCTAACAAGTCAATAGCAAATAGTTTGGAATCATCCCAGATTTCTCAAGTTATACATCTGACTTTAACAAGCAAAAAACCAAAGGCTTACTTTCTAATGTGTGGCCTTTTCTTTAGATCCTCTCCTCGGTTGTTGTGTACAGccacaaaacaaaagaacaatgggCAGAACTTAGAAGAAGACGTGGGTCAAGGTGAACAGAAGACAGAGCCTCCTTCTACAGAGAAGATTCTCGTAGAAGAGAAGGTCAAGTTAGAAGAGCAGCTGAAGGAGACCACGGTGAGGGCTTTGGTGGGATGTGCATGCCCTGTGTAGTTCTCCCAGGGGCCACATAAAGGTTCCAAGTTTCACTGATGACAGACCAAAGCCAGAGGTGGTCAGTTGTTTGTCCATGGCCTGCAGCAGGCTCAATAGGAAGTTACTGCCAAAGCAAGAACTAAGACTCGATGATGTGGCACTGGCATACGAACGGTCTTTCcacagtttgttttgttttgttttgttgttgtttgtttgtttgtttttgagtctcactctgcccaggcccgagtacagtggcatgatcataatacactgtaacctcaaacttctgggctaaagcagtcctcctgcctcagcctcctgagtagctggaactgtaggcacatgccaccacacctggttctTTTCTGTGTCTTGTAGTgagagggtcttgctcaggctggttttgatctCCTGGCCTTCAGCAGTCCTACCCGCTCCGTCTCCTAAAGTACTaagatcacaggtatgagccaccatagtCGGCCACTATACTTATATTAAGATTTAAAATggtcttggctcggtgcctgtggctcaagtggctaagcttgagctggcgggtttgaatccagcctggcccgccaaacaacaatgacggctgcaaccaaaaaaatagcctggtgttgtggcgggcatctgtggtcccagctacttgggaggctgaggcaagagaatcgcttaagcccaggagttggaggttgctgtgagctgtgatgtcatagcactctacccagggcgacagcttgaggctttgtcaagcctcaataaataaataaataaataaaataaattttaaaaagatttaaaatggtcTTTACAAATGAGTAGCACAtaatatagttggaatcataaaATTCTAAGTGCAAGAGTTCAGAGTTCAGGGCAGGAGTGTGGTTATGTGGTTCCCTCATAGGTAAGTAGAAGTTTTATAAACTTCTTCTAGATAGTAATATGGTTTATTACTCCATATAAAGAGCATACATGGCTCAAATCAAATGCTTTGAGgatttaagaataataaaactCTCAAAACTCTCTCGTGTGGGAGACTGTTCTAAGCTTGTGTATTAATCCTTACCGTAATTCTGGCAGAGCTAGAGTTTGAACCACTACCACCTGGACTTGGAGCTCTTGCTGGTGCCTTGTAGTTGCCCAAAGACTAAAAATAAGTGCAGTGTAGAGGCCCCCACAGTGTAGTTTAGTAAATGTTAGAAAAGCTCAGAAGATGAGTTCACAGAACAGTAGTGAGAAATCGGAAGATACCAGAACTCAGATGGTTCTTGGCAATGAATGTTTAAACTGAGTCACCCTCTAGGCAACACTAAAAATACCAAAAGGTTGTTCAGGGAGTTTTGTCTCTTTGATGGAAAAGAGGCCTAAACCATGCCACACATGTGCATCATCCTCCTAacctttcctccaaggtatggaTTCTTGAAATGGGTCTGCCCCTAACTAGGGTTCCAGGATTCCCTTAAGTTGGACATTATACTGGGGAAATTAATGGTTCTCAGCTGTGACAAGATCATGAGAACCCCAGGAAAGCACAGGCATAAATTATTCTTCTTAAGCTGCACTTAGTCCAAATTCCAAAAATAATAGTAGACGTTATTTGTATTTCGACTTGGAGCTTGTCAAGTAATCATTTTCGAATCGGCCTTACTTTCAAATTTGTTCCATGTTTTATTCACAGaaatctctatttttcctttttttcttttaggaaaaatacAAGCGAGCTTTGGCGGATACTGAGAACTTGAGGCAGAGGAGCCAGAAGTTGGTGGAGGAGGCAAAGTTATATGGTGACTATGGGTGTGATGTGGGGGAAGGATGCGTGTATGTGTGGATGTCAAAGGACTAgatggaggggaaggagggtggcGATTGGACTCCCTCCTGTTTTTTAAAATGGGTTAGCATAAAGGTGTGTGGAGGAACAGAAAGTATTCAGTCAGGACTGATGCTGAGAACTGTTTAAGGTGAGCCTGTTCGTAGTGAGTGGGTTTACTGCACCCTGAACAGACACCTTGGTGTGAGTTTGCCTCCCAAGCCCATCCCCCCAGCTATCCCAGAGGCAGAGCCCTTCAGAATTCCCAGCATGCCACTACATTGTCACCTTtggatatttttgttgctgtccttcccattttatagttgagatCACTGGGCTTACTGACTTGCCTCTCATTTAGAGCTAGTAAGTAATGGCAGTGGCATTGAGTGCTATTTGTTGGACGTAGGATAGCTTTTGAGTTTTCACTGGGGATCATCGCAGCAGTCAGGTGGTACAGAAGAGGAACCCAAGGCTCAAGTGAAAGGGTAAATGCTTTGCCCCAGGACGGGTGGAGACAAGGCCCATATCTTACCCATCGCCACATGCAGCGCAGGTAACAAAGCCCTCCTGAAACACTGTTTTCCTGAGAGTTCAGCTCGATTTCCTCCTCATTCCTCCTCTCTGCTAATACCCTTTGTTGGCTTCGTACCTGTCTGACCTCAGAATGCTGGGGTTTTTGAGGATGTGGTACCAGGCCTCTTCTCTCTTGCTGTGCTCCTTGGGTGACTTGGGCGCTCTCCTGGATTTAGTGGGCATTGGAGTATGGGTCTCTGCGTCCAGCTCAGATGTTTGCCCAGAGTCCTAGTCCCATATATCCTATTGCTTACTTGATATCTTTGACCAGATGCTTCAAGGGTATTTTCCCCTCTTCCTGTGCTTCATTTCATCCACATTTTAGTAAATTCTAGGTCTTGTCCCAGAAAAGGCTTTTGGAGgttttattaagtttttaattATCAAGAAATTGAAACTCTACAGCAAAAGAATGATTTAACAAGTTATTTAACAACCCGTGTATGAAGTAAGCAGTGCTCCCAGTGTTGGGTCAGCCCGTGCAGTCGATACAGAATGCATATCATCTTCTTAACTTCTATCTAGGCATCCAGGCCTTCTGTAAGGACTTACTGGAGGTTGCAGACATTTTGGAGAAGGCAACACAGTGTGTcccaaaagaagaaatcaaagacGATAACCCTCACCTGAAGAACCTCTACGAGGGCCTCGTAATGACTGAAGTCCAGATTCAGAAGGTGTTCACAAAGCATGGCTTACTCAAGTTGAATCCTGTTGGAGCCAAGTTCGACCCTTATGAACACGAGGCTTTGTTCCACACTCCAGTTGAGGGGaaggagccaggcacagtggcactaGTTAACAAGGTGGGGTACAAGCTGCATGGGCGCACCCTGAGACCCGCCTTGGTGGGGGTGGTGAAGGAAGCTTAGCTGCCTATTGcagggttttggtttttttaaatcacttgctataactttttaaaagctgGTTTaacttttctcatctatgaatAATTTGACTTTTTCCCAAACCCTGTTGGAAAGCTTAAGTAGCCAGTGGCTAAAGAGAAAATTAAGCCAGTTGCACCATTGTGTTAATGAACTCTAATTCAGGAGTCTGTTCCCTGATTGTTAGTTCCACGAGCTTACAGAAGAGCACCAGTGGGAGACTGCAGGGCCTCCAGACTCATGGGAAGAACGGTGTCTCCGCTCACACTCTGGGAAAGGCACGGTATTTTGAACAAATAAAAGGTCTTCAGGAATTCCGCTGTTTGGCTTCCTGGACACACCAGTCTGCACTGTGTGTCTTCTGTGCTCACTGTCACATTGTTACTGGCACACGTAGCCCACTGTACATTGGAGTTGAGACATTtttcttgctaaaaaaaaatatgacccTGGTGAAGGATGTGAGTTCATTTATAATCATTCACCACCTAGCTGCTAGACATGACGGACCTCTACCTTTTCTCCAGATATATGTAAACACATGTACTTCAACAGTTCTTACCACCTTTATTTTGCCAGTAATTGAGTTTGACAGAAttaattcctttttctctgtgttgTTCATCTAAATGTTGAAATATTTAA carries:
- the GRPEL1 gene encoding grpE protein homolog 1, mitochondrial produces the protein MPGACAVTAAAVMAAQCVRLARRTLPALTLSLRSSPRLLCTATKQKNNGQNLEEDVGQGEQKTEPPSTEKILVEEKVKLEEQLKETTEKYKRALADTENLRQRSQKLVEEAKLYGIQAFCKDLLEVADILEKATQCVPKEEIKDDNPHLKNLYEGLVMTEVQIQKVFTKHGLLKLNPVGAKFDPYEHEALFHTPVEGKEPGTVALVNKVGYKLHGRTLRPALVGVVKEA